A genomic segment from Gemmatimonadota bacterium encodes:
- the dut gene encoding dUTP diphosphatase, whose amino-acid sequence MDSERKSIRFERLRDGVEFPVRATAHSAGYDLKAFLLGDPTVKLSLGGRQYEGVPKPTADGASLQLLPGERAIIPLGFRASLPPGYEAQIRPRSGTSFKTSLAIANSPGTIDPDYNGEWGVLVRNDGAEPIFITHGERIAQMVIAKYEVLEFEDGDVRQTTDRDGGFGSTGHK is encoded by the coding sequence ATGGATTCAGAGCGCAAGAGCATCCGTTTCGAACGACTCCGGGACGGGGTCGAATTTCCGGTTCGTGCGACCGCGCACAGTGCCGGCTACGATCTCAAGGCATTTCTGCTTGGTGATCCGACAGTCAAGTTGAGCCTGGGCGGCCGCCAGTACGAGGGCGTGCCGAAACCCACAGCTGATGGCGCGTCGCTGCAGCTGTTGCCGGGTGAGCGTGCGATAATCCCGCTCGGGTTTCGCGCTTCGCTGCCACCGGGTTACGAGGCGCAGATCCGTCCTCGGAGCGGCACCAGCTTCAAAACATCGCTCGCCATCGCGAACTCGCCCGGCACCATCGATCCCGACTACAACGGTGAGTGGGGCGTGCTGGTTAGAAACGACGGTGCGGAGCCCATCTTCATCACGCATGGCGAGCGCATCGCGCAGATGGTGATTGCGAAATACGAGGTGCTCGAATTCGAAGACGGAGATGTACGGCAGACAACAGATCGGGACGGTGGATTCGGCAGTACAGGACACAAGTAA